ATTAACTTTCAATTAAAGGAAAGTGCTATAACTATATTAGCAGGTCCTAACGGAGCAGGTAAAACAACAACTATTAAGTGTATTTTAGGATTACTTAAAAAGAATAGTGGTGAAGTATTAATTGATGGAAAGAATATTAGAGAAATGAAGGAGAATGTTGCATACGTTCCAGAGAACCCAGATATATATCCTTATTTAACTGTTTGGGAGAGTATGAAATTTATTTCCCTAGCCTATAGCTTAAAACAGTGGGAAGGGAAGGCAAAAGAAATCCTATCTATGTTTAATATATTTGATAAGAGAAATGAGATAGGAAAAAGTTTATCTAAAGGTATGAAACAAAAACTTTCTATTTGTATGGCCCTTTTACACGAGCCAGATATATTTTTA
The nucleotide sequence above comes from Hathewaya histolytica. Encoded proteins:
- a CDS encoding ABC transporter ATP-binding protein, which translates into the protein MSILDVKDLSKRYKKDLAVNHINFQLKESAITILAGPNGAGKTTTIKCILGLLKKNSGEVLIDGKNIREMKENVAYVPENPDIYPYLTVWESMKFISLAYSLKQWEGKAKEILSMFNIFDKRNEIGKSLSKGMKQKLSICMALLHEPDIFLIDEPFVGLDPLGIKEFKQALKILRDNGKSVLISTHMLATVEELGDNIIIMQNGNILFNGSMKELRCKVEGNNMKLEDIFINMTDSAQENVDLK